In Treponema denticola, one genomic interval encodes:
- a CDS encoding energy-coupling factor transporter transmembrane component T family protein has product MESLKKAPHITLYILFFFLFYLSSVKHIEILIVWVFIVISVILIFSPERIKNLKSVLGVLPFVIMILLPFVIRGLYNVPIEQRYFSAKLILRLMCAMMTISFISSKYSYLYLVEGVMKLGLPNFLNQIISLTFRYFFMVRTDLDKTAKAMSARCFDNARTFSKVSTYGEMIGGFFLKAADHGDKVYNAMRARGFTSETKFKPEKIASPFYIGLLVFFALLFIGLTIIERFMEIPWLF; this is encoded by the coding sequence ATGGAAAGCTTAAAAAAAGCACCTCACATAACTTTATATATTCTTTTCTTTTTTTTGTTCTATCTTTCGAGCGTTAAGCACATAGAAATTTTGATAGTCTGGGTTTTTATAGTTATTTCCGTGATTTTGATTTTTTCGCCTGAAAGGATTAAAAACCTCAAATCGGTTCTGGGCGTTTTGCCCTTTGTGATAATGATTTTGCTTCCCTTCGTAATAAGGGGCCTTTACAATGTTCCGATAGAACAAAGATATTTTTCTGCAAAGCTCATCCTGCGGCTAATGTGTGCGATGATGACGATTTCCTTTATTTCTTCAAAATATTCTTACCTTTACTTGGTCGAAGGCGTTATGAAGCTCGGCCTTCCCAATTTTTTAAATCAAATTATTTCTCTTACCTTTAGATACTTTTTTATGGTAAGAACGGATCTGGACAAGACTGCAAAGGCTATGAGTGCCCGCTGTTTTGACAATGCCCGCACCTTTTCAAAGGTTTCAACCTACGGCGAAATGATAGGCGGCTTTTTTTTGAAGGCGGCGGATCACGGCGACAAGGTTTATAATGCGATGAGAGCACGGGGTTTTACCTCCGAAACCAAATTTAAACCCGAAAAAATTGCCTCGCCCTTTTACATAGGCCTTCTTGTCTTCTTTGCTTTGCTTTTTATAGGCCTCACAATAATAGAAAGATTTATGGAGATTCCATGGCTGTTTTAA
- a CDS encoding energy-coupling factor ABC transporter ATP-binding protein: MAVLIENLSYTYPDGRNAIKNINAHFEKGKKTAVVGLNGSGKSTLLYHLNGTILPQTGRVNILGEEVSKKTLNSVRKKSGFLFDYPDHQLFLTSVYEDIGFGLKNLGMGRGEIEAAVDRILKKLNIEHLKDYSPYQLSLGQKKICAIAGVLVMEPEIIVCDEPFSGLDSKVKAAFKAILDDFSKEGKTIIFSTHDQDFCYEWADNVYVMNEGELIAGGDAVSIFNNAEVLQRAGIVMPKLARLFGHKNPAPRSVEDALNLL; the protein is encoded by the coding sequence ATGGCTGTTTTAATAGAAAATTTATCCTACACTTATCCCGATGGAAGGAATGCAATCAAGAATATAAATGCTCATTTTGAAAAAGGAAAGAAGACGGCCGTAGTCGGTCTAAACGGTTCCGGAAAGTCGACCCTCCTTTATCATCTTAACGGAACAATTTTGCCTCAAACGGGAAGGGTGAATATTTTGGGTGAAGAGGTTTCTAAAAAGACCTTAAATTCCGTAAGAAAAAAATCGGGCTTCCTCTTCGATTATCCCGACCATCAGCTTTTTTTGACAAGCGTTTACGAGGACATCGGCTTCGGGCTAAAGAATTTGGGTATGGGCAGGGGAGAAATAGAAGCTGCCGTTGACCGTATCTTAAAAAAACTGAATATCGAGCACCTAAAGGATTATTCGCCCTATCAGCTTAGTTTGGGGCAAAAGAAGATTTGTGCCATAGCCGGTGTCCTTGTTATGGAGCCTGAAATCATCGTATGCGATGAGCCTTTTTCGGGCCTTGATAGCAAGGTAAAGGCTGCCTTTAAAGCTATCTTGGACGATTTTTCCAAAGAAGGAAAGACGATTATTTTTTCGACCCATGATCAGGATTTTTGTTATGAGTGGGCCGATAATGTTTATGTGATGAACGAGGGAGAGTTGATTGCAGGAGGAGATGCCGTAAGCATTTTTAATAATGCGGAAGTGCTGCAAAGGGCAGGTATAGTTATGCCTAAACTTGCAAGGCTTTTCGGTCATAAAAATCCCGCACCTCGTTCTGTTGAAGATGCCCTAAATTTATTATAA